In the genome of Notamacropus eugenii isolate mMacEug1 chromosome 5, mMacEug1.pri_v2, whole genome shotgun sequence, one region contains:
- the LOC140507853 gene encoding olfactory receptor 8D1-like, whose amino-acid sequence MDTGNHSMVTDFILMGLTDQLELQLPLFLLFIQIYIFSVVGNVGLLLLIRISSQLHTPMYYFLSNLSFIDLCYSSVITPKMLVSFVSEKNIISYSGCLTQFFFFCTFGIADCYMLTAMAYDRYVAICSPLIYNIAMSQNICFLLVAGVYGMGVFGAITHTSGLARLSFCGSNVISHYFCDISPLLKLSCSSTFINELLVMLLVVINSLVTTLPILISYAFILSSILRIHSAKGRSKAFSTCGSHLASVAVLYGSIIFMYCQPASTSNIIQQKVSSVIYTTIIPMLNPWIYSLRNKDVKDALRKIRKDRRVFWCK is encoded by the coding sequence ATGGATACAGGGAATCATTCCATGGTCACAGACTTTATCCTAATGGGATTAACAGACCAACTAGAACTCCAGCTTCCCCTCTTCTTACTCTtcatacaaatatacattttcTCTGTAGTGGGGAATGTGGGCTTACTCCTACTTATCAGGATCAGTTCCCAGCTTCATACCCCCATGTACTATTTTCTCAGTAACTTGTCCTTCATAGATCTTTGCTACTCCTCTGTCATTACCCCGAAAATGTTGGTGAGCTTTGTATCAGAGAAGAACATCATCTCCTATTCAGGGTGCTTGACccagttctttttcttctgtacTTTTGGTATTGCTGACTGCTACATGCTGACAGCCATGGCCTATGATCGTTATGTTGCCATCTGTAGCCCCCTGATCTATAACATTGCCATGTCCCAGAATATCTGTTTTCTGCTAGTGGCAGGAGTGTATGGTATGGGGGTCTTTGGAGCCATTACTCATACAAGTGGTCTAGCCAGACTGTCCTTCTGTGGAAGCAATGTTATTAGTCATTATTTTTGTGACATTTCTCCCCTTCTGAAGCTCTCCTGCTCTAGCACCTTCATCAATGAGCTTTTGGTGATGCTTCTCGTTGTGATCAACTCATTGGTAACCACTCTACCTATCTTGATCTCTTATGCTTTCATCCTCTCCAGCATCCTCAGGATCCATTCTGCTAAAGGCAGGTCCAAAGCCTTCAGTACCTGTGGATCCCATCTGGCATCTGTGGCTGTTCTGTATGGCTCCATCATTTTCATGTACTGTCAGCCTGCATCAACCAGTAACATCATTCAACAGAAAGTGTCCTCAGTGATCTATACCACAATCATCCCCATGTTAAACCCCTGGATCTATAGTCTGAGGAACAAGGATGTGAAGGATGCACTCAGGAAAATCAGGAAGGACCGGAGAGTCTTCTGGTGCAAGTAG
- the LOC140507854 gene encoding olfactory receptor 8D1-like produces the protein MDIGNHSMVTHFILMGLTEKPELQLPLFFLFLQIYIISMMGNVGLILLIRISSQLHTPMYYFLSNLSFIDLCFSSVITPKMLLSFMSEKNIISYSGCLTQFFFFCTFCIADCFMLTAMAYDRYVAICSPLIYNTAMSQNICFLLVAGVYGMGVFGAITHTSGLARLSFCGNNVISHYFCDIPPLLKLSCSSTFINELLVMLLVVINSLVTTLPILISYAFILSSILRIHSAKGRAKAFSTCGSHLASVAVLYGSIIFMYCQPASTSDITQQKVSSVIYTTVIPMLNPWIYSLRNKDVKDALRKIRKDWRVSWSK, from the coding sequence ATGGACATAGGGAATCATTCCATGGTCACACATTTTATCCTCATGGGGTTAACAGAGAAGCCAGAACTCCagcttcccctcttctttctcttcctacaaATATACATTATCTCCATGATGGGGAATGTAGGCTTGATCCTACTTATCAGGATCAGTTCTCAGCTTCATACTCCTATGTACTATTTTCTCAGTAACTTGTCCTTCATTGATCTCTGCTTCTCCTCTGTCATTACCCCGAAAATGTTGCTGAGCTTTATGTCAGAGAAGAACATCATCTCCTATTCAGGGTGCTTGACccagttctttttcttctgtacTTTCTGTATTGCTGACTGCTTCATGTTGACAGCCATGGCCTATGATCGTTATGTTGCCATTTGTAGCCCTTTGATCTATAACACTGCCATGTCCCAGAATATCTGTTTTCTGCTAGTGGCAGGAGTATATGGTATGGGGGTCTTTGGAGCCATTACTCATACAAGTGGTCTAGCCAGACTGTCCTTCTGTGGAAACAATGTTATTAGTCATTATTTTTGTGACATTCCTCCCCTTTTGAAACTCTCCTGTTCTAGTACCTTCATCAATGAGCTTTTGGTGATGCTTCTCGTTGTGATCAACTCATTGGTAACCACTCTACCTATCTTGATCTCTTATGCTTTCATCCTCTCCAGCATCCTCAGGATCCATTCTGCTAAGGGCAGGGCCAAAGCCTTCAGTACTTGTGGATCCCATCTGGCATCTGTGGCTGTTCTATATGGCTCCATCATTTTCATGTACTGTCAGCCTGCATCAACCAGCGACATCACTCAACAGAAAGTGTCCTCAGTGATCTATACCACAGTCATCCCCATGCTAAACCCCTGGATCTATAGTCTGAGGAATAAGGATGTGAAGGATGCACTGAGGAAAATCAGGAAGGACTGGAGAGTCTCTTGGTCTAAGTAG